From the Blastomonas fulva genome, one window contains:
- a CDS encoding conjugal transfer protein TraN, with the protein MNGLRILAVSLALAPCGHLAHAQMAASDARVEGEAIAKGVRDTTSSGILGNGSAANVPGFQGTDVPSRDYVDDPVGLTAAGEAQRYRDEYRVIVDPYRTRFDSDTVDLSAGRLIEADPDAYLGAGGGPGGAAGACNPLPPGGTGTTTYLESCNAGSQPFAEARSCNASLQIQTEGRRTWEYSCETEEFADRNEMCPMLAQAQGSSSCTLERTVRVGQRCLQWVQEEFGRRWCSEPGEPIFRQVWQCPSRLGGVPGGIERNTSRIIGETVDEAACQSATNGATCTLASEVCTAPGETRVVNGLSVTRSCWEWQRTYQCEGVAPANDCGALEARGDCRFSHDECLSFDADGVTCNVHDRWYQCAIPGAGSQPPPAYVCAGDLYCINGECTQVEREASPEFKDAMVAMNVMGELRDGFDPDRLKIFSGEHLRCTRKVFGLSNCCSGKGVPLLTPFLCDREDREVDKRDDAGLCRFIGTYCSSRVLGVCVTRKQSYCCYGSKLVRILNEQGKAQLGMRWGTPQRPDCEGFLIAQFQQLDLSRMDFREVYAEFVDAAKLPDEIDMSIQIQQKIQNYYNTNGGT; encoded by the coding sequence GTGAATGGCCTGCGCATCCTTGCTGTCTCCCTTGCGCTTGCGCCATGCGGTCATCTTGCGCACGCCCAGATGGCGGCCAGTGATGCGAGGGTAGAAGGCGAAGCAATCGCAAAGGGTGTCCGTGACACCACGTCATCGGGCATTCTTGGCAATGGTTCGGCGGCAAACGTCCCCGGCTTCCAGGGCACTGATGTTCCTTCGCGCGATTATGTCGACGATCCTGTCGGGCTGACGGCGGCGGGAGAAGCGCAGCGGTATCGCGATGAGTACCGCGTGATCGTCGATCCCTACAGGACCCGGTTCGATTCCGACACTGTCGACCTGTCTGCCGGTCGCCTGATTGAAGCTGACCCCGACGCATATCTAGGCGCTGGTGGTGGGCCCGGAGGAGCAGCAGGAGCCTGCAACCCCTTGCCTCCGGGAGGGACGGGCACCACGACTTATCTCGAAAGCTGCAATGCCGGCTCGCAGCCCTTTGCGGAGGCGCGCAGCTGTAATGCGTCGTTGCAGATCCAGACCGAGGGACGGCGCACCTGGGAGTATTCTTGCGAAACCGAAGAGTTTGCTGATCGCAATGAGATGTGTCCGATGCTTGCCCAAGCGCAGGGCTCCAGCTCATGCACGCTCGAGCGCACCGTTAGGGTAGGGCAAAGATGTCTGCAGTGGGTGCAAGAGGAATTCGGTCGCAGGTGGTGTTCTGAGCCAGGCGAGCCAATCTTCCGCCAGGTCTGGCAATGCCCGTCTCGGCTTGGTGGCGTACCGGGCGGGATTGAACGCAACACCTCGCGGATCATTGGCGAGACCGTCGACGAGGCCGCCTGCCAGAGCGCCACGAATGGTGCCACCTGCACGCTTGCAAGCGAGGTCTGCACTGCGCCCGGAGAGACGCGGGTCGTCAATGGTCTTTCGGTGACGCGCAGCTGCTGGGAGTGGCAGCGTACCTATCAGTGTGAAGGGGTGGCTCCTGCCAATGACTGTGGTGCCCTTGAGGCGCGTGGCGATTGCAGGTTCAGCCATGACGAGTGCCTGAGCTTTGACGCAGATGGTGTGACCTGCAACGTCCATGATCGCTGGTATCAGTGCGCCATTCCCGGCGCGGGATCGCAGCCGCCGCCCGCCTATGTGTGTGCAGGGGATCTCTATTGCATCAATGGGGAATGCACTCAGGTCGAGCGCGAGGCATCACCTGAGTTCAAGGACGCCATGGTCGCCATGAACGTCATGGGCGAGCTGCGGGACGGGTTTGATCCTGATCGGCTGAAGATCTTCAGCGGCGAGCATTTGCGCTGCACCCGCAAGGTCTTTGGCCTTTCGAACTGCTGCAGCGGCAAGGGCGTGCCGCTTCTCACGCCGTTCCTGTGCGACCGCGAGGACCGTGAAGTCGACAAGCGGGATGATGCAGGCCTGTGCCGCTTTATCGGGACCTATTGCTCATCCCGCGTGCTCGGTGTCTGCGTGACCCGCAAGCAGTCATACTGCTGCTACGGCAGTAAGCTCGTCCGTATTCTGAATGAACAGGGCAAGGCCCAGCTTGGGATGCGGTGGGGGACGCCGCAGCGCCCTGACTGCGAGGGCTTCCTGATCGCCCAGTTCCAGCAGCTTGACTTGAGCCGCATGGATTTTCGGGAAGTGTATGCCGAGTTCGTTGATGCGGCAAAGCTGCCTGACGAGATCGATATGTCGATCCAGATCCAGCAGAAAATTCAGAACTATTACAATACGAACGGTGGGACCTGA
- a CDS encoding conjugal transfer protein TraF, with protein sequence MTRLALLSLAAALGAAAVPLLAQPPADANRDAFYCDERKLGSWFYCNSEEAKRKARERARPASPAIPATERMAQITAQLDELKARAILEPTSENIVSYIRFQREQLDRASTFADVWGRSIWQNPDLDYTLERPVSTLAKQTWAEDRKAQREGSMAALTERYGVFYFYSSSCSACRTFSPVMRALSDTYGLEVLAVSMDGGPNEAFPNYVVDSGQYQRMGLQGGAVPALVLFDTQTRKPIPIGYGVMAADDVMQRIFYLTQIEPGSDY encoded by the coding sequence ATGACGAGATTAGCGCTCCTGAGCCTTGCGGCAGCCCTCGGGGCGGCGGCTGTCCCCTTGCTCGCCCAGCCACCGGCTGATGCCAATCGCGATGCGTTCTACTGCGACGAGCGCAAGCTTGGGAGCTGGTTTTACTGCAACTCGGAGGAAGCCAAGCGCAAGGCACGCGAGAGGGCAAGGCCCGCATCGCCAGCCATTCCTGCGACCGAGCGCATGGCTCAGATTACGGCGCAGCTGGATGAGCTCAAGGCACGTGCCATTCTTGAGCCAACGTCCGAAAACATCGTCAGCTACATCCGGTTTCAGCGTGAGCAGCTCGACCGTGCTTCGACATTCGCGGATGTGTGGGGCCGCTCGATCTGGCAGAATCCCGATCTCGACTATACGCTCGAACGGCCTGTTTCAACCCTGGCAAAACAGACCTGGGCAGAGGATCGCAAAGCCCAGCGTGAAGGCTCAATGGCAGCGCTCACCGAGCGCTACGGGGTCTTCTATTTCTACTCCTCGTCCTGCTCGGCTTGCCGAACCTTTTCGCCGGTAATGCGGGCGCTTTCCGACACATACGGGCTCGAGGTGCTCGCGGTCTCGATGGATGGCGGGCCCAACGAAGCGTTCCCCAATTATGTCGTCGATAGCGGCCAGTACCAGCGCATGGGTCTGCAAGGTGGAGCTGTGCCGGCCCTGGTCCTTTTCGACACCCAGACACGCAAGCCAATTCCGATCGGCTACGGCGTGATGGCAGCCGACGATGTGATGCAGCGCATTTTCTACCTCACCCAGATCGAGCCCGGGAGTGACTACTGA
- a CDS encoding conjugal transfer protein TraH yields the protein MARQTKRGVAARLFRSSGTALAVLAAASFAAAPVSANVGSELNSFFDDMGAAANATGPVAYQGQSAGYYSGGNIWTRFPQKNVNPVNLQLPGVKAGCGGIDVFSGSFSFINTDEIVAMLKATANNALGFAFQLAIKSISPQIASTIEEMAQKVQQMNQFNMNSCEVAQNLVGGLWGKSDRMSSEICKSVGNSQGLFSDWAKSRHECGTGGQRASTIAANSDPDIPAQSYNFTWEMLKQSYPSFSTEFREYLMTFVGTVIFYQDGDASGKRGFQFVGQGDRALLTALLDGTSSVTMLNCDTNDKCLNPTTQAMSISSSQALKPRVRAMIESMNAKVRSNAALTSDEIGLLGATTIPLYKIMTVNAAATLGGMTSNDMNDLAEIVAMDLLDALAQQYYGYASRGVGTFQNANEEALSQWRDQINSVRQVLDTYSQGMKLRLDRTQHVVQRAVFLEGTLRNNLSPQMSAALSFSTSLSRQGIQ from the coding sequence ATGGCACGCCAGACCAAGCGCGGCGTTGCCGCCCGCCTCTTCCGCTCGTCGGGGACGGCCCTTGCCGTGCTTGCCGCAGCGAGTTTCGCTGCTGCCCCCGTCAGTGCCAATGTCGGCTCGGAGCTCAATAGCTTCTTTGACGATATGGGCGCCGCCGCCAATGCCACCGGCCCCGTCGCCTATCAGGGCCAGTCGGCAGGCTATTACTCGGGGGGCAACATCTGGACCCGCTTTCCGCAAAAGAACGTGAACCCGGTCAATCTCCAGCTGCCCGGGGTCAAGGCTGGGTGCGGAGGCATCGACGTCTTCTCCGGCAGCTTTTCCTTCATCAACACCGATGAGATCGTGGCGATGCTGAAAGCGACGGCCAACAACGCGCTGGGCTTTGCCTTCCAGCTCGCGATCAAGTCGATCAGCCCTCAGATCGCCTCGACCATCGAGGAGATGGCACAGAAGGTTCAGCAGATGAACCAGTTCAACATGAACAGCTGCGAGGTGGCGCAGAATCTGGTCGGCGGCTTGTGGGGCAAGTCCGATCGGATGTCCTCGGAGATTTGCAAGTCGGTTGGCAACAGCCAGGGGCTGTTCTCCGATTGGGCCAAGAGCCGCCATGAATGCGGGACCGGGGGGCAGCGAGCCTCGACGATCGCGGCCAACAGCGATCCCGACATTCCTGCACAGAGTTACAACTTCACCTGGGAGATGCTCAAGCAAAGCTACCCCAGTTTCTCGACTGAGTTTCGTGAGTACCTCATGACCTTCGTCGGAACGGTGATCTTCTACCAGGATGGCGATGCCAGTGGCAAACGCGGGTTCCAGTTCGTGGGGCAGGGCGACCGCGCCCTTCTGACCGCGCTTCTGGACGGCACCAGCTCGGTCACGATGCTGAACTGCGATACCAACGACAAGTGCCTCAACCCGACCACGCAGGCCATGTCGATTTCGTCATCGCAGGCGTTGAAACCCAGGGTCCGGGCGATGATCGAGAGCATGAACGCGAAGGTTCGAAGCAATGCCGCGCTCACAAGTGACGAGATCGGTTTGCTCGGGGCGACCACGATACCGCTCTACAAGATCATGACGGTCAACGCTGCCGCAACCCTTGGCGGCATGACCAGCAACGACATGAATGACCTCGCCGAAATCGTGGCTATGGATCTCCTCGATGCGCTTGCGCAGCAATATTATGGCTATGCCTCGCGCGGGGTAGGGACCTTCCAGAACGCCAATGAAGAAGCTCTTTCGCAGTGGCGCGATCAGATCAATTCGGTGCGACAGGTCCTCGACACATACTCTCAAGGCATGAAGCTGCGCCTCGACCGGACCCAGCATGTGGTTCAGCGCGCGGTGTTTCTTGAGGGCACGCTCAGGAACAATTTGTCGCCGCAGATGTCGGCCGCGCTGTCATTCAGCACGTCGCTTTCGCGTCAGGGCATCCAGTAA
- a CDS encoding conjugal transfer protein TraG N-terminal domain-containing protein, whose translation MVEIFTIGGGEYIVNVFNAVSAWTGGGGFRSLLRVVMVMGLIYTLLVVAFSLDWRAWFNWFLGATLMYGALIVPTMTVRVTDRLNPSLAPATVANVPLGLAMIASVSSTAGDWLTRTAETVFVMPGSLQMSSNGMIYGARLWDRTQDFRIRDPRISANLEEYMKQCLFYDILLGFKSFDTIANSNDILTEMGPGSPARGMKFIPESGAPTIVTCQAGYTAIATGVTTYSDTALEEEGRKIFPGLTPALARSKLIADLPIVANHFHGSSQSAQQIFQQRSLVNAFLQARANLGAADGDTFAVLRAEEQARNTYTSIAEQAMTWVPLLNIVLTVVFYAMFPVIFPLFLMPRSGTPALKGYFTGFFYLAAWGPLYVVLHMFIMDRTADAMNATSPGGVTMAGMAGIDAVNTDTATIAGFLMMSIPFLAAGMAKGAMAVSSQATSMLAPAQSAAEAAAVERTTGNYAYGNESYMNLSSSNRQSDQWNTAPSFSGGAPIMSSVGANAAITRTTSDGSTVYDTSPAMSRLAFASSVSQFANAERQQTLSELETARNTLSEERSRALSLADRTSSRQTTGTRNSSGSESSAGFRSGENLQRFDNQSLDARDTVSESDRVSSSQGAQQSNTDRLETTKGGSLSVGGSAGRGGNRAANGEGGSGVNGAIGGNVQTGISGGRSRFDTVSRGTEANQSQGFDSSTSDNRSNGSNATQDSGSYAQSGNFSRSEGYSEAAFSREQALEEVRRIDQRIAAIDEVSKSLSSNTSSRDGYGSNLSFDLSQIIASRYQEKAAELGLTAPSLARTDLSPQEQATAEVVARAIIADYYDQRVAPFNDLIPQPGSLVGNVSGPGAFTETDLRGQGPRRSVGSPRNLAEGATDSAISDRIDEGGQTLGQRYETNVTRSGQRRQEFQQDRKGEGGADERFNQRFYDKDQR comes from the coding sequence ATGGTGGAGATCTTCACGATCGGCGGGGGCGAATACATCGTCAATGTCTTCAATGCGGTATCCGCCTGGACAGGGGGAGGGGGGTTTCGCTCGCTGCTGCGCGTCGTGATGGTCATGGGCCTGATCTACACGCTCCTGGTGGTGGCGTTCAGCCTCGATTGGCGTGCCTGGTTCAACTGGTTTCTGGGGGCGACGCTCATGTATGGCGCCCTCATCGTACCTACGATGACGGTGAGGGTAACCGACCGCCTCAATCCCTCCCTGGCACCCGCTACGGTCGCAAACGTCCCTCTGGGGCTGGCAATGATAGCCTCGGTCAGTTCGACCGCTGGCGATTGGCTCACGCGCACGGCTGAGACGGTTTTCGTGATGCCGGGTTCGCTGCAGATGTCGAGCAACGGCATGATCTATGGCGCGCGCCTTTGGGATCGCACCCAGGACTTCCGGATCCGCGATCCCCGCATCAGCGCCAATCTTGAAGAGTACATGAAGCAGTGCCTCTTCTATGACATTCTGCTCGGCTTCAAATCCTTCGACACGATCGCGAACTCCAACGATATTCTGACGGAGATGGGGCCGGGATCGCCTGCGCGGGGGATGAAGTTCATCCCCGAAAGCGGTGCTCCTACCATCGTCACGTGTCAGGCCGGTTATACGGCGATCGCCACCGGCGTTACGACCTATTCCGACACGGCACTCGAGGAAGAAGGTCGTAAGATTTTCCCAGGGTTAACCCCAGCGCTCGCGCGCTCGAAGCTGATTGCGGACCTTCCGATTGTCGCCAACCATTTCCATGGCAGTTCACAGTCCGCCCAGCAGATTTTTCAACAGCGCTCGCTCGTCAACGCCTTCCTGCAGGCGCGCGCCAACCTCGGCGCGGCCGATGGTGACACCTTTGCTGTCCTGCGTGCAGAGGAGCAGGCGCGCAACACCTATACGTCGATAGCGGAGCAGGCCATGACCTGGGTCCCGCTGCTCAACATCGTGCTGACGGTTGTCTTTTACGCGATGTTCCCGGTGATCTTCCCGCTCTTCCTCATGCCGCGCAGCGGCACGCCTGCGTTGAAAGGATACTTTACCGGCTTCTTCTACCTGGCCGCCTGGGGACCGCTCTACGTGGTCCTGCACATGTTCATCATGGACCGGACCGCTGATGCGATGAACGCGACCTCGCCGGGCGGGGTAACGATGGCCGGGATGGCCGGCATCGATGCCGTCAACACGGATACGGCAACGATTGCAGGCTTCCTCATGATGTCGATCCCGTTTCTGGCGGCAGGCATGGCCAAAGGCGCGATGGCGGTTTCGTCTCAGGCAACGTCGATGTTGGCGCCTGCCCAGTCTGCGGCCGAGGCTGCCGCGGTGGAGCGCACGACCGGGAATTATGCCTACGGCAACGAGAGCTACATGAACCTCTCGAGCTCCAACCGGCAGTCTGACCAGTGGAACACGGCGCCGTCTTTCTCGGGGGGCGCGCCGATCATGTCGAGCGTAGGTGCGAATGCCGCGATCACCCGAACAACATCAGATGGGTCGACGGTTTACGATACCTCACCTGCGATGAGCCGCCTCGCGTTTGCATCCTCTGTCAGCCAATTCGCGAATGCTGAGCGCCAGCAGACGCTGTCCGAACTGGAAACTGCACGCAATACGCTGAGCGAAGAGCGTTCCCGCGCGCTATCGTTGGCTGATCGGACTTCGAGCCGGCAAACGACCGGCACCCGCAATTCCAGTGGTTCCGAGAGTTCTGCAGGGTTCCGGTCGGGCGAGAACCTGCAGCGGTTTGACAACCAGTCGCTTGATGCACGCGACACGGTCTCGGAGAGCGATCGTGTGAGTTCCTCGCAGGGAGCCCAGCAAAGCAATACTGATCGTCTCGAAACAACCAAAGGTGGCTCGCTTAGCGTTGGTGGTTCAGCGGGACGAGGCGGCAATCGCGCTGCCAATGGTGAGGGCGGCAGTGGTGTAAATGGTGCCATTGGAGGCAATGTCCAAACCGGCATTAGCGGCGGACGGTCGAGATTTGACACCGTAAGCCGAGGAACTGAAGCCAATCAGAGCCAAGGCTTCGATTCCTCTACATCGGATAATCGGTCGAATGGATCCAACGCGACGCAGGACAGCGGCAGCTATGCGCAGAGCGGCAATTTCAGCCGGAGCGAGGGGTACTCGGAGGCGGCCTTCTCACGCGAGCAAGCGCTTGAGGAGGTTCGGCGGATTGATCAGCGCATTGCGGCGATCGATGAGGTCTCGAAATCCCTCAGTAGCAACACTTCGAGCAGGGATGGCTATGGGTCCAATCTCTCCTTTGACCTCAGCCAGATTATCGCAAGCCGGTACCAGGAAAAGGCGGCTGAACTGGGGCTGACGGCACCGAGTCTGGCACGCACAGATCTCAGCCCCCAGGAGCAGGCGACTGCTGAAGTGGTCGCGCGGGCCATCATCGCCGATTACTATGATCAGCGCGTGGCACCATTCAATGATCTGATACCGCAGCCCGGTTCGCTCGTTGGCAATGTCTCGGGCCCAGGCGCATTTACGGAGACAGACTTACGAGGACAGGGGCCTCGCCGCTCAGTCGGATCACCACGCAATCTCGCCGAGGGGGCGACAGACAGCGCGATCAGCGATCGAATCGATGAAGGTGGTCAGACTCTGGGTCAGCGCTATGAGACCAATGTCACCCGATCTGGCCAGCGCCGTCAGGAATTTCAGCAGGACCGGAAAGGTGAGGGCGGTGCCGACGAACGCTTCAATCAACGCTTCTATGACAAGGATCAGCGTTGA
- a CDS encoding recombinase family protein — protein MPENVSMIGYTRVSKADGSQVHHLQHDALIAEGVDPKRIYQDSISGARDSRPGLDACLAALAPGDTLVIWKLDRLGRSLCHLVNTVGELTARGIGLKVLTGEGAMIDTTTASSRLMFGIGAALAEFERELIVERTRAGIASAQARGKHCGRPHELSPKKIRLLQRAMRKREKVVVDFVAEYGISKATAYRYVSPDGELRASAKRVLELQAEGQGKRS, from the coding sequence ATGCCCGAGAACGTCTCAATGATCGGCTACACCCGCGTATCCAAGGCCGATGGCAGTCAGGTCCATCACCTGCAGCACGATGCGCTGATCGCTGAAGGCGTTGATCCCAAGCGGATCTATCAGGACAGCATCTCGGGTGCCCGCGACAGCAGGCCGGGGCTGGATGCATGCCTCGCCGCATTGGCGCCCGGGGACACGCTGGTGATCTGGAAGCTCGACCGGCTCGGCCGCAGCCTTTGCCATCTGGTCAACACCGTCGGGGAGCTGACCGCCCGCGGCATCGGTCTCAAAGTCCTCACCGGAGAGGGGGCGATGATCGACACCACCACAGCCAGCAGCCGCCTCATGTTCGGGATAGGCGCCGCGCTCGCCGAATTCGAGCGCGAGCTGATTGTCGAGCGTACGAGGGCTGGCATCGCCTCGGCACAGGCAAGGGGCAAGCACTGCGGCCGCCCACACGAGCTTAGCCCAAAGAAGATCCGCCTGCTCCAGAGGGCCATGCGCAAGCGCGAGAAAGTCGTCGTCGATTTCGTCGCAGAGTACGGCATCTCGAAGGCAACTGCGTACCGCTATGTCAGCCCGGACGGTGAGCTTCGTGCCTCAGCCAAGCGCGTGCTGGAGTTGCAGGCGGAGGGGCAGGGGAAGCGATCGTAG
- a CDS encoding helix-turn-helix domain-containing protein, whose product MVKIVSSIKPTKVVPIKPKADTRKASEKKYGKPVMDLGFCIVPSLLMQAQARLGINPVQFNIIMHLADIWWDVAQRPWPKKQLLAERMGMSERQVQRQIAELESAGLVQRIERTRPGRGKTSNEYDLSGLVKRLKELEPEFTEMKQENQKRRKAVALPKHRRAST is encoded by the coding sequence ATGGTCAAAATCGTTTCATCTATCAAGCCCACGAAGGTCGTGCCGATCAAACCAAAGGCGGACACGCGTAAGGCATCGGAGAAGAAATACGGCAAGCCGGTCATGGACCTCGGCTTCTGTATTGTGCCGTCGCTGCTCATGCAGGCGCAGGCACGGCTTGGCATCAACCCGGTGCAGTTCAATATCATCATGCACCTGGCCGACATTTGGTGGGACGTCGCGCAGCGGCCTTGGCCGAAAAAGCAGCTGCTGGCTGAGCGCATGGGCATGAGCGAGCGGCAGGTGCAGCGGCAGATCGCTGAGCTGGAAAGTGCGGGCCTTGTTCAGCGCATCGAGCGCACCCGGCCTGGGCGCGGCAAGACCAGCAACGAATACGACCTCTCTGGTCTGGTGAAGCGTTTGAAGGAGCTGGAGCCTGAATTCACCGAGATGAAGCAGGAGAACCAGAAGCGCCGTAAGGCGGTTGCCCTGCCCAAGCATCGCCGGGCATCGACGTAA
- a CDS encoding TIR domain-containing protein, whose product MSTGPDLFEQINNAVLDLQGAQYQSYDRPLKTLARLLKSPELVPYNEQLTVGLDLDAFLDENAPRGGRVGGDKLAWPLEPEKVLGLTLLLIERFAEKPHDMASFGHTFYNTGRKIIGDVRAVTSQVIIPFVRDYKAYVMSHGSSAPALALPSSHNNKVFIVHGHDGEARETVARYLEKIGFAPIILHEQANRGRTVIEKVEANSDVGFAVVLLTPDDEGCKKGETPEPRARQNVLLELGYFIGKLGRDRVCAFQRGKVNIPSDFAGVVWTVMDESNGWKQELARELSAAGYTIDWNTVMK is encoded by the coding sequence ATGAGCACCGGTCCCGACCTGTTTGAACAAATCAATAATGCGGTTCTCGATCTTCAGGGTGCCCAGTATCAGAGCTACGACCGTCCGCTGAAGACGCTGGCGCGTTTGCTGAAGAGCCCGGAGTTGGTGCCTTATAACGAGCAGTTGACCGTCGGACTGGACCTCGACGCATTCCTCGATGAAAATGCACCGCGTGGCGGCAGGGTTGGCGGTGACAAGCTGGCTTGGCCGTTGGAACCTGAGAAAGTGCTGGGCCTGACCCTGCTGCTCATCGAGCGATTTGCAGAAAAGCCGCACGACATGGCGAGTTTCGGGCACACCTTTTATAATACGGGCCGCAAGATCATCGGCGATGTACGCGCCGTTACGTCCCAAGTCATCATTCCCTTCGTCCGAGATTATAAGGCCTATGTCATGAGTCACGGCAGCTCTGCCCCGGCGCTGGCGCTCCCTTCGTCACACAACAACAAAGTGTTTATCGTCCACGGCCATGACGGCGAGGCGCGCGAGACGGTTGCGCGCTATTTGGAGAAAATCGGGTTCGCCCCGATCATCCTGCATGAGCAGGCCAATCGCGGCCGCACCGTGATCGAGAAGGTGGAGGCCAATAGCGATGTCGGATTTGCCGTCGTTCTGCTGACCCCGGACGATGAGGGCTGCAAGAAGGGAGAGACCCCGGAACCCCGCGCCAGGCAGAACGTCCTTCTTGAGCTGGGCTATTTTATCGGCAAGCTGGGCCGCGACCGCGTGTGTGCCTTCCAGCGTGGCAAGGTCAATATCCCCAGTGACTTCGCCGGAGTGGTTTGGACCGTCATGGATGAAAGCAATGGCTGGAAGCAGGAGCTGGCGCGCGAACTTTCGGCTGCCGGTTACACGATCGACTGGAATACGGTCATGAAGTGA
- a CDS encoding Fic family protein, with amino-acid sequence MLAPTYIIPPLPPGVDLETVPILKALNAASRALADLKGQARTIPNQGILIDTLALQEAKASSEVENIVTTQDELFQADLFPDDPQSPASKEVALYRDALRLGYARILETGGLIPNSVLIDMFRLLKGRDDGFRVTPGTALKHDRTGAIVYVPPQDARDIVEQMTALERFVNDDTVSDLDPLIKMALIHHQFESIHPFPDGNGRIGRILNVLYLTRTGLLDIPVLYLSRHVTRHKADYYRLLQAVRDSAGAQEAWEAWVIYMLEGVAETAATTLRIVEGIRDQMARAKHRMRAELPRLYSQELLNNLFRHPYTRIEYVQRDLGLRARQTAAKYLDALAEQGFVVKQRAGKHNYYINTELVRLFLEVSEAA; translated from the coding sequence ATGTTAGCGCCGACCTACATCATCCCACCACTTCCTCCGGGCGTCGACCTCGAAACCGTGCCCATCCTCAAGGCACTCAATGCCGCAAGTCGGGCTCTTGCCGACCTCAAGGGGCAGGCGCGCACAATCCCCAATCAGGGGATCCTCATCGACACGCTTGCCCTTCAGGAAGCGAAGGCATCGTCCGAAGTCGAAAACATCGTCACCACCCAGGACGAGCTTTTTCAGGCCGACCTCTTTCCTGATGACCCGCAATCACCTGCCTCGAAGGAAGTGGCGCTCTACCGCGATGCCCTCCGGCTCGGCTATGCCCGAATTCTGGAGACCGGGGGCCTGATCCCTAATTCCGTTCTCATCGATATGTTCAGACTGCTGAAGGGGCGCGACGACGGGTTTCGGGTGACGCCCGGCACTGCCCTGAAACATGACCGAACCGGGGCAATCGTTTATGTTCCGCCACAAGATGCGCGGGACATCGTCGAGCAAATGACCGCGCTCGAGCGTTTTGTGAACGACGATACCGTGAGCGACCTCGATCCCCTGATCAAGATGGCGCTGATCCATCATCAGTTCGAAAGCATACACCCCTTCCCCGACGGGAACGGGCGCATTGGCCGCATCCTGAACGTCCTATACCTGACGCGCACTGGTCTGCTCGACATCCCTGTCCTCTACCTTTCCCGTCACGTCACCCGGCACAAAGCCGACTATTACCGCCTGCTTCAGGCTGTGCGTGACAGCGCCGGGGCGCAGGAGGCATGGGAGGCTTGGGTGATCTATATGCTCGAGGGCGTCGCCGAGACGGCGGCCACCACGCTCCGCATCGTGGAAGGGATCCGCGACCAAATGGCCAGGGCCAAACACAGGATGCGTGCCGAGCTACCGCGGCTTTACAGTCAGGAGCTGCTCAACAACCTCTTCCGGCACCCCTACACACGCATCGAGTACGTCCAGCGGGATCTTGGTCTGAGGGCCCGACAGACCGCCGCCAAGTACCTCGATGCACTGGCAGAGCAGGGGTTCGTGGTGAAGCAGCGCGCCGGCAAGCACAACTACTACATTAATACTGAGCTGGTCCGGCTATTCCTGGAAGTGTCGGAAGCGGCGTAA